From Salinirubellus salinus, the proteins below share one genomic window:
- the purB gene encoding adenylosuccinate lyase yields MTDRDALHAVSPLDGRYARYTEPLVPYASEAGLMRERVHVEVEYLLALADLKATPFEFDREERAALRTLYEAFDADDAAVVKAYETEGHAGRAATNHDVKAVEYFLRDAMMGDLEADRPWVHFGLTSEDVNNLAQRLLLKPAVTEVLVPRVRHVRDELSKMAHEHAALPMLAHTHGQPATPTTFGKEMAVYAARLGDTLGEVERAAERLSGKLAGASGTFAAHHAAYPAVDWRAFSRSFVASLGLEHTALATQVNPCDDLAALFRALQGVNGVLLDLDRDCWSYVSMGYLGQEAAASETGSSTMPHKVNPIDFENSEGNCSKANADLGFLADYVTTSRLQRDLSDSTVKRNVGSALAHCLVAYQKTTNGLEKVVPRPSVMAEDLEANPEVIGEAVQTILRREGHADAYERVKALSRGQRVSLADFRDLFDDLDVDESTREELHALTPAGYTGIAAELVEEL; encoded by the coding sequence ATGACCGACCGCGACGCCCTGCACGCCGTCTCGCCGCTGGACGGGCGCTACGCCCGCTACACCGAACCGCTCGTCCCCTACGCCAGCGAGGCGGGGCTGATGCGCGAGCGGGTCCACGTCGAGGTCGAGTACCTGCTGGCGCTCGCCGACCTGAAGGCCACCCCGTTCGAGTTCGACCGCGAGGAACGCGCGGCACTCCGCACGCTCTACGAGGCGTTCGACGCCGACGACGCGGCCGTCGTTAAGGCCTACGAGACGGAGGGGCACGCAGGCCGCGCGGCCACGAACCACGACGTGAAGGCCGTCGAGTACTTCCTCCGCGACGCGATGATGGGTGACCTCGAAGCGGACCGCCCGTGGGTCCACTTCGGGCTGACCAGTGAGGACGTGAACAACCTCGCCCAGCGCCTCCTGCTGAAGCCCGCCGTCACGGAGGTGCTGGTCCCGCGCGTCCGTCACGTCCGGGACGAACTCTCGAAGATGGCCCACGAGCACGCGGCGCTGCCGATGCTAGCGCACACGCACGGCCAGCCGGCCACCCCGACGACGTTCGGGAAGGAGATGGCCGTCTACGCCGCCCGCCTCGGCGACACGCTCGGTGAGGTCGAGCGTGCGGCCGAGCGCCTCTCGGGCAAGCTCGCCGGCGCCTCCGGGACGTTCGCCGCCCACCACGCCGCCTACCCGGCGGTGGACTGGCGGGCGTTCTCACGCTCGTTCGTCGCGTCGCTCGGGCTGGAGCACACGGCGCTGGCGACGCAGGTCAACCCGTGTGACGACCTCGCGGCTCTGTTCCGGGCGCTCCAGGGCGTCAACGGCGTGTTGCTCGACCTCGACCGGGATTGCTGGAGTTACGTCTCGATGGGCTACCTCGGGCAGGAGGCCGCGGCGAGCGAGACGGGGAGCTCGACCATGCCGCACAAGGTCAACCCCATCGACTTCGAGAACTCGGAGGGGAACTGCTCGAAGGCCAACGCCGACCTCGGGTTCCTCGCCGACTACGTCACCACCTCGCGCCTGCAGCGTGACCTCTCGGACTCGACAGTCAAGCGGAACGTCGGGAGCGCGCTCGCGCACTGTCTCGTCGCCTACCAGAAGACCACGAACGGGCTGGAGAAGGTCGTCCCCAGGCCGTCCGTGATGGCCGAGGACCTCGAGGCGAACCCGGAGGTCATCGGCGAGGCGGTCCAGACCATCCTCCGGCGCGAGGGCCACGCCGACGCCTACGAGCGGGTGAAGGCGCTCTCTCGCGGCCAGCGCGTCTCGCTCGCCGACTTCCGCGACCTGTTCGACGACCTCGACGTGGACGAGTCGACCCGCGAGGAGCTCCACGCGCTCACCCCGGCTGGCTACACCGGTATCGCCGCCGAACTGGTCGAGGAGCTCTAG
- a CDS encoding type IV pilin, translating into MGTRGGDRAVSPVIGVVIIVGVTVVLSAAVAGFVFTQQRGLQSPGPTATFEFDLVENDEGNDLLLVTHSAGEPIALDKLLLVADRPVDLGGSNNDPNQDFATTGEKLDEGNGQVGIGETWEAGETIEVLAGDYGSDPDELDGVTLRLVWNPREVDKDDQGGEAPSSVVGESSVVLFRYEV; encoded by the coding sequence ATGGGTACGCGAGGTGGGGACCGGGCAGTGTCGCCGGTCATCGGTGTCGTGATAATCGTGGGGGTGACCGTCGTCCTCTCGGCGGCGGTGGCAGGATTCGTCTTCACACAACAGCGCGGACTCCAGTCGCCCGGGCCGACCGCGACATTCGAGTTCGACCTCGTCGAGAACGACGAGGGGAACGACCTCCTGTTGGTGACGCACAGCGCGGGAGAGCCGATCGCGCTCGATAAGTTGTTGCTCGTCGCCGACCGGCCGGTCGACCTCGGGGGGTCCAACAACGACCCCAACCAGGACTTCGCGACGACGGGAGAGAAACTGGACGAGGGGAACGGCCAGGTCGGAATCGGCGAGACGTGGGAAGCAGGCGAGACCATCGAGGTACTTGCAGGGGACTACGGGAGTGACCCGGACGAACTGGACGGGGTGACGCTCCGACTCGTCTGGAACCCCCGGGAGGTCGACAAGGACGACCAGGGTGGCGAGGCACCGAGCAGCGTCGTCGGCGAGAGTTCGGTCGTCCTGTTCAGGTACGAGGTGTAA
- a CDS encoding class I SAM-dependent methyltransferase, which produces MDDGAREGHRTTVQRGYDALAGRYDEQRSGAGRGGELVRELGATLPPDSRILDAGCGAGVPVAATLSERHRVVGLDLSRGMLDRAAANVPAARLVQGDLTRLPFADGAFDALVSYYAVIHVPREEHDTVFAEFARVLRPGGRALLVLGSADWEGENDDWQEWGEPMRWSFWGPERNRELLAAAGFDLVDAETVDDELGGTFEHVTVRRP; this is translated from the coding sequence ATGGACGACGGAGCCCGCGAGGGTCACCGGACGACGGTCCAGCGTGGCTACGACGCGCTGGCTGGCCGCTACGACGAGCAGCGCTCGGGGGCTGGCCGGGGCGGCGAACTGGTCCGCGAACTCGGGGCGACCCTGCCCCCGGACTCGCGTATCCTCGACGCCGGCTGTGGTGCGGGCGTCCCCGTCGCGGCGACGCTGAGCGAGCGCCACCGCGTCGTCGGCCTCGACCTCTCGCGGGGGATGCTCGACCGGGCCGCGGCGAACGTCCCGGCCGCGCGCCTCGTCCAGGGTGACCTGACGCGGCTCCCGTTCGCCGACGGGGCGTTCGACGCACTCGTCTCGTACTACGCCGTCATCCACGTCCCGCGCGAGGAACACGACACGGTGTTCGCGGAGTTCGCCCGCGTCCTCCGGCCGGGTGGGCGGGCGCTGCTCGTCCTCGGGTCGGCCGACTGGGAGGGCGAGAACGACGACTGGCAGGAGTGGGGCGAGCCGATGCGCTGGTCGTTCTGGGGGCCCGAGCGGAACCGCGAACTGCTCGCGGCGGCGGGGTTCGACCTCGTCGACGCGGAGACCGTCGACGACGAGCTCGGCGGCACGTTCGAACACGTCACGGTGCGACGCCCGTGA
- a CDS encoding HAD family hydrolase, whose protein sequence is MNGPSTPVETVLFDLDGTLLTYDQDPQTLIAETYDLAGVDPFCGPSDLWSLADRVGDVESDHEFLTELWGVAAAEHGGPADRAAHEALARGHETAVDHTAVSLRPGAETALEVVTDGGHDVGVVTNGSRRTQIQKLDALSLADRFETVVYAGEDTAPKPNREPFDLALSRLDARHETSLYVGNSLEHDVVGAQRAGLAAAWYPGPYDPTDPGHHTPDHHLGTLADLRDLL, encoded by the coding sequence GTGAACGGTCCCTCCACCCCCGTCGAGACCGTGCTGTTCGACCTCGACGGGACGCTGTTGACCTACGACCAGGACCCGCAGACGCTCATCGCCGAGACGTACGACCTCGCGGGCGTCGACCCATTCTGTGGCCCGAGCGACCTGTGGTCGCTGGCGGACCGCGTCGGCGACGTCGAGAGCGACCACGAGTTCCTCACCGAGCTGTGGGGCGTCGCGGCCGCCGAACACGGCGGACCGGCCGACCGGGCGGCGCACGAGGCGCTCGCCCGTGGCCACGAGACGGCGGTCGACCACACCGCCGTCTCGCTGCGGCCGGGGGCCGAGACGGCGCTCGAGGTCGTCACCGACGGCGGCCACGACGTCGGCGTCGTCACCAACGGGTCTCGCCGGACCCAGATCCAGAAACTCGACGCGCTCTCGCTCGCCGACCGCTTCGAGACGGTCGTCTACGCCGGCGAGGACACCGCGCCGAAACCGAACCGCGAGCCGTTCGACCTCGCGCTCTCGCGACTCGACGCCCGGCACGAGACGAGTCTCTACGTCGGGAACTCGCTCGAACACGACGTGGTCGGAGCCCAGCGTGCGGGCCTCGCGGCGGCGTGGTACCCCGGTCCCTACGACCCGACCGACCCCGGCCACCACACCCCCGACCACCACCTCGGGACGCTCGCCGACCTCCGAGACCTCCTGTAG
- the coxB gene encoding cytochrome c oxidase subunit II — protein sequence MTDVDTAHAVLQSGLVPRGTRVEVFDTIFTVFLVLGTAVGVVVIGYMLYNGYKYRDGVEREEVKKADADRPTLGELPTGGGGGRKLFLSFALSTIVVVSLVLWTYATLLYVEGGAQAQPQDPIDVEVVGIQFAWRFTYENGHQELGTLRVPEDRAIRLNVTSDDVFHNFGAPALRVKTDAIPGQRTTTWFIGEDPGTYQAKCYELCGVGHSSMNADIVVMEPAEYEEWYASTGGETNDTANESASLVGARGVSPV from the coding sequence ATGACCGACGTTGACACGGCGCACGCAGTCCTGCAGTCGGGACTGGTGCCACGTGGGACGCGCGTGGAGGTGTTCGACACCATCTTCACCGTCTTCCTGGTACTGGGGACGGCGGTCGGCGTCGTCGTCATCGGGTACATGCTCTACAACGGGTACAAGTACCGCGACGGGGTCGAACGCGAGGAGGTGAAGAAGGCCGACGCGGACCGCCCGACCCTCGGCGAACTCCCGACGGGTGGCGGCGGTGGCCGGAAACTGTTCCTCTCGTTCGCCCTCAGCACCATCGTCGTCGTCTCGCTCGTCCTGTGGACCTACGCGACGCTACTGTACGTCGAGGGCGGCGCACAGGCCCAGCCGCAGGACCCCATCGACGTGGAGGTGGTCGGCATCCAGTTCGCCTGGAGGTTCACCTACGAGAACGGCCACCAGGAGCTGGGCACCCTGCGCGTCCCCGAGGACCGCGCGATACGGTTGAACGTCACGAGCGACGACGTGTTCCACAACTTCGGAGCGCCCGCCTTGCGCGTGAAGACCGACGCCATCCCGGGCCAGCGGACGACGACGTGGTTCATCGGTGAGGACCCCGGGACCTACCAGGCGAAGTGTTACGAACTCTGTGGGGTCGGCCACTCCTCCATGAACGCCGACATCGTCGTGATGGAACCCGCGGAGTACGAGGAGTGGTACGCGAGCACGGGCGGTGAGACCAACGACACGGCGAACGAGAGTGCCAGTCTCGTCGGCGCCCGGGGGGTGAGTCCGGTATGA
- a CDS encoding cbb3-type cytochrome c oxidase subunit I, whose amino-acid sequence MSDDPGTDSEADLRSDGGTAHHEDDHHFPPRTSVRRWLVTTNHKDIGILYVVTSLFFLVFGGLLALLIRTQMWSPGGTVLSGLAYNQTVSTHGLIMVFWFLSPFAFGFANYIVPLQIGAKDLAFPRLNALSYWLYLASGILLGVSFFQGASFAGGWTMYAPLNVPTFTPQVGASTAVLALLLFVVSVTVSSVNFLTTMHRMRAEGLTLRNLPLFTWSILLTVWMMLFAFAALLAALMVLSADRLLGTLYFATESPGGSMLWTHLFWFFGHPEVYIVFFPALGAMAEMFQTFTGRRIVGRKWFIAAMVLVALQSFIVWMHHMFLTSINLEVKTLFMATTIGISLPFDLMVFALIYTTLKGRIRWNTPFLFAFGALLVFIIGGITGVFLGAVVLDYEFRGTYWVVAHFHYVMVGGVTGLVGALYYWFPKMTGKMYDEFLGRVHFALYIVGFNLLYFPMFLAWETPRRVFDYAPDLLPWHRLATVGGFLLGLSFLVMFYNLYRSLYEGEDAAGNPWEYSTTAEWAVDSPPPLENFPGLPTYRDGSLSYRDESNVAASAATDGGTAEASTVDSGGIVTRGDLLPEPETSSATLVDPGDEEASHASLWPFLVSVGAMVTILGLSGLQSGSFPDGMAGGAYAGTALAGGLITLGSLVGMGAEQFHAPEMALAERWPFAGVENTKLGMWIFLASDVVLFGAFIGSYIFVRFAFGWTDWHPIPHNSLPGLVNTYLLLTSSFTVILALVAARRESRKGVLASLLATFLLGVGFLINKGIEWQELLHEGVWIDSNVRASTFFLTTGLHAGHVVAGLIVTLYLVWRAYNGAYVDGNEGSIEYFGLYWHFVDIVWLFLFPLFYIL is encoded by the coding sequence ATGAGCGACGACCCGGGGACGGACTCGGAGGCCGACCTCCGTTCCGACGGGGGGACGGCACACCACGAGGACGACCACCACTTCCCGCCGCGGACCTCCGTCCGCCGGTGGCTGGTCACGACGAACCACAAGGACATCGGCATCCTCTACGTCGTCACGAGCCTGTTCTTCCTCGTCTTCGGTGGGCTCCTCGCCCTGCTCATCCGCACCCAGATGTGGTCGCCCGGTGGGACCGTCCTGTCCGGGTTGGCGTACAACCAGACCGTCTCGACCCACGGGCTCATCATGGTGTTCTGGTTCCTCTCGCCGTTCGCGTTCGGCTTCGCGAACTACATCGTCCCGCTCCAGATCGGGGCGAAGGACCTCGCGTTCCCGCGGCTGAACGCCCTGTCGTACTGGCTCTACCTCGCCAGCGGCATCCTGCTGGGCGTCTCGTTCTTCCAGGGCGCCTCGTTCGCGGGCGGGTGGACGATGTACGCGCCGCTGAACGTGCCGACGTTCACCCCACAGGTGGGCGCGAGCACGGCCGTCCTCGCGCTGCTCCTGTTCGTCGTCTCGGTCACCGTCTCCTCGGTCAACTTCCTGACGACGATGCACCGGATGCGCGCGGAGGGGCTCACCCTGCGGAACCTCCCGCTGTTCACGTGGTCCATCCTCCTGACCGTGTGGATGATGCTGTTCGCGTTCGCGGCGCTGCTGGCGGCGCTGATGGTCCTCTCGGCGGACCGCCTGCTCGGGACGCTCTACTTCGCCACGGAGTCGCCCGGCGGGTCGATGCTCTGGACGCACCTGTTCTGGTTCTTCGGTCACCCGGAGGTGTACATCGTCTTCTTCCCCGCGCTCGGGGCGATGGCCGAGATGTTCCAGACGTTCACCGGCCGGCGCATCGTCGGGCGCAAGTGGTTCATCGCGGCGATGGTGCTCGTCGCCCTGCAGTCGTTCATCGTCTGGATGCACCACATGTTCCTGACGAGCATCAACCTCGAGGTGAAGACGCTGTTCATGGCGACGACCATCGGCATCTCGCTCCCGTTCGACCTGATGGTGTTCGCGCTCATCTACACCACGTTGAAGGGGCGCATCCGGTGGAACACGCCGTTCCTCTTCGCGTTCGGCGCGCTCCTGGTGTTCATCATCGGCGGCATCACCGGGGTGTTCCTCGGGGCGGTCGTGCTGGACTACGAGTTCCGCGGCACCTACTGGGTCGTCGCGCACTTCCACTACGTGATGGTCGGCGGCGTCACCGGCCTCGTCGGGGCGCTCTACTACTGGTTCCCGAAGATGACCGGGAAGATGTACGACGAGTTCCTCGGCCGGGTCCACTTCGCCCTGTACATCGTCGGGTTCAATCTGCTCTACTTCCCGATGTTCCTCGCGTGGGAGACGCCCCGCCGGGTGTTCGACTACGCGCCGGACCTGCTGCCGTGGCACCGCCTCGCCACCGTCGGTGGGTTCCTGCTTGGCCTCTCGTTCCTCGTGATGTTCTACAACCTCTACCGGAGTCTGTACGAGGGTGAGGACGCCGCCGGCAACCCGTGGGAGTACTCGACGACGGCCGAGTGGGCGGTCGACTCACCCCCGCCACTGGAGAACTTCCCCGGGCTGCCGACGTACCGCGACGGCTCGCTCTCGTACCGTGACGAGTCGAACGTGGCCGCCTCCGCTGCGACCGACGGGGGTACTGCAGAGGCCAGCACGGTCGACTCGGGCGGCATCGTCACCAGGGGTGACCTGCTGCCGGAGCCCGAGACGTCCTCCGCGACACTCGTGGACCCCGGGGACGAGGAGGCGAGTCACGCGAGTCTCTGGCCGTTCCTCGTGAGTGTCGGGGCGATGGTGACCATCCTCGGGCTGTCGGGGCTCCAGAGCGGGTCCTTCCCGGACGGGATGGCCGGCGGGGCCTACGCCGGCACCGCGCTCGCCGGTGGCCTCATCACGCTCGGGTCGCTCGTCGGGATGGGTGCCGAGCAGTTCCACGCCCCGGAGATGGCGCTCGCCGAGCGCTGGCCGTTCGCCGGCGTCGAGAACACGAAACTGGGGATGTGGATCTTCCTCGCCTCCGACGTGGTGCTGTTCGGGGCGTTCATCGGCTCGTACATCTTCGTCCGGTTCGCGTTCGGCTGGACCGACTGGCACCCCATCCCACACAACTCCCTGCCGGGGCTCGTCAACACCTACCTCCTCCTGACGAGTTCGTTCACCGTCATCCTCGCGCTGGTGGCGGCCCGTCGCGAGAGCCGGAAGGGCGTGCTGGCGAGTCTCCTCGCCACGTTCCTGCTCGGCGTCGGCTTCCTCATCAACAAGGGCATCGAGTGGCAGGAACTGCTCCACGAGGGCGTCTGGATCGACTCGAACGTCCGGGCCTCGACGTTCTTCCTGACCACGGGCCTGCACGCGGGCCACGTCGTCGCGGGACTGATCGTCACGCTCTACCTCGTCTGGCGGGCGTACAACGGGGCGTACGTCGACGGGAACGAGGGGTCGATCGAGTACTTCGGGCTCTACTGGCACTTCGTCGACATCGTCTGGCTGTTCCTGTTCCCGCTGTTCTACATCCTGTAG
- a CDS encoding cytochrome C oxidase subunit IV family protein — MASTKLYAIIYVVLFVMATVQVLVEFAFIDQYYWAAFWAIIVLSAVKAVVVAGYYQHLFYEPRSLSYLVGIGLLAALALTIAASYSIT, encoded by the coding sequence ATGGCATCCACCAAACTGTACGCGATAATCTACGTCGTGTTGTTCGTGATGGCGACCGTCCAGGTGCTCGTCGAGTTCGCGTTCATCGACCAGTACTACTGGGCCGCGTTCTGGGCCATCATCGTCCTGTCGGCCGTGAAGGCCGTCGTCGTCGCGGGCTACTACCAGCACCTGTTCTACGAGCCACGCTCGCTGAGCTATCTCGTCGGCATCGGGTTGCTGGCGGCGCTCGCGCTGACCATCGCCGCGAGCTACTCGATAACGTAG
- a CDS encoding DUF7410 domain-containing protein codes for MAAEPESEWAGETADVTAEEPPVAVCVYCSRPFRRTRYYHLHLGVEHGEDLDATEREAYEAADEAESEELFVYHLKVVAALSTTWAVFVLGYMVFGV; via the coding sequence ATGGCCGCGGAGCCGGAGTCCGAGTGGGCGGGCGAGACGGCCGACGTGACCGCCGAGGAGCCGCCGGTGGCGGTCTGTGTCTACTGCAGCCGGCCGTTCAGGCGGACGCGCTACTACCACCTGCACCTCGGGGTAGAACACGGGGAAGACCTGGACGCCACGGAGCGCGAGGCCTACGAGGCGGCCGACGAAGCCGAGAGCGAGGAACTGTTCGTCTACCACCTGAAGGTGGTCGCGGCGCTGTCGACGACGTGGGCGGTGTTCGTGCTGGGGTACATGGTTTTCGGGGTTTGA
- a CDS encoding DUF7546 family protein, giving the protein MATEPARSLPAAEFPTRSAALVLAVEALVLLAYFGLTPSSVTHPRYVLYPFLWMNVALYAVWRVSPADPLDWARHLADFAGVGYFLALAFLGGLLAVFGPDHAHTHIHGWQVTMASPGYGPRVGYVGSWFHVYVVPYRVVGYAALAYLLSAAIRDASVGSLRAVSGALGVVTCVGCAFPLLASLASGGGLLAGVAATATAYPLDVSTAAFLLAVVALSWRPGGG; this is encoded by the coding sequence ATGGCGACCGAGCCGGCCCGCTCGCTCCCCGCGGCCGAGTTCCCCACCCGGAGCGCCGCGCTCGTGCTCGCCGTCGAGGCGCTCGTCCTGCTGGCGTACTTCGGCCTCACCCCGTCGTCCGTTACCCATCCACGGTACGTCCTCTACCCGTTCCTCTGGATGAACGTCGCGCTCTACGCCGTCTGGCGCGTCTCGCCCGCCGACCCACTGGACTGGGCGCGCCACCTCGCCGACTTCGCCGGCGTGGGCTACTTCCTCGCGCTGGCGTTCCTGGGCGGGCTGCTCGCCGTCTTCGGGCCGGACCACGCCCACACCCACATCCACGGCTGGCAGGTGACGATGGCCTCGCCGGGCTACGGCCCGCGCGTCGGCTACGTCGGGTCGTGGTTCCACGTCTACGTCGTCCCCTACCGCGTCGTGGGGTACGCCGCGCTCGCGTACCTGCTGTCGGCCGCCATCCGTGACGCCTCGGTGGGGAGCCTGCGTGCCGTCTCGGGCGCGCTCGGCGTCGTGACCTGCGTCGGGTGTGCGTTCCCGCTCCTCGCCTCGCTCGCGAGCGGCGGGGGGCTGTTGGCGGGTGTCGCCGCGACGGCGACCGCGTACCCCCTCGACGTCTCGACGGCCGCATTCCTCCTCGCCGTGGTCGCCCTCTCGTGGCGGCCGGGAGGTGGGTGA
- a CDS encoding 2-amino-3,7-dideoxy-D-threo-hept-6-ulosonate synthase — MTAGLAARLSRVGTDDRYVVVPMDHGITLGAVKGLVDIEATIDAVTRGGADSVLTQKGIAPRVHGNLNGAGYIVHLNASTVVGPDTNDKRVTGTVKDAIRAGADAVSLHINVGSNHEPKQMEDLAELTSEAADYGLPVLAMTYARGPGVDEHDAEALGHAARFGEELGADIIKTAYSGDPDSFERVTESTRLPVVIAGGEPDSDLESLRAVRGAMDGGGAGVSMGRTIFQHEDPEAITRAVSAVVHDDADAESALREAGLAVEL, encoded by the coding sequence ATGACCGCCGGACTCGCTGCACGTCTCTCGCGCGTCGGGACAGACGACCGGTACGTCGTCGTCCCGATGGACCACGGAATCACACTCGGGGCCGTGAAGGGCCTCGTCGACATCGAAGCCACCATCGACGCCGTCACGCGGGGGGGGGCCGACAGCGTCCTGACGCAGAAGGGTATCGCCCCCCGCGTCCACGGGAACCTCAACGGCGCGGGCTACATCGTCCACCTGAACGCCTCCACCGTCGTCGGGCCGGACACCAACGACAAACGAGTGACCGGCACCGTGAAAGATGCCATCCGTGCCGGGGCCGACGCCGTCTCCCTGCACATCAACGTCGGCTCGAACCACGAACCGAAGCAGATGGAGGACCTCGCCGAACTCACGAGCGAGGCGGCCGACTACGGCCTGCCCGTCCTCGCCATGACGTACGCCCGCGGGCCGGGCGTGGACGAACACGACGCCGAGGCGCTGGGCCACGCCGCCCGCTTCGGCGAGGAGCTCGGCGCGGACATCATCAAGACGGCCTACTCCGGCGACCCGGACTCTTTCGAGCGCGTCACCGAGTCGACCCGCCTGCCGGTCGTCATCGCTGGCGGGGAGCCGGATTCGGACCTCGAGTCGCTCCGTGCCGTACGGGGCGCGATGGACGGCGGCGGCGCCGGCGTCTCGATGGGTCGCACCATCTTCCAGCACGAGGACCCCGAGGCCATCACCCGCGCCGTGAGTGCGGTGGTCCACGACGACGCCGACGCCGAGAGTGCCCTCCGCGAGGCGGGGCTCGCCGTCGAACTGTGA
- the trpA gene encoding tryptophan synthase subunit alpha, translating into MTDEIDDAFSDEGAAFVPYLAAGDPDYEASLAYCEALIEGGADVLELGLPFSEPIAEGPTIQGAVVRALEAGMTPTRYFEFVEELDAPVPVVCMTYYNLLYQFGRAETGEPGPRAFVERAAEAGVDGFVVPDLPAEEAGDLRAACDEFGLDLVSIVAPTTGEDRLQRLVDLSSGYLYVQARLGVTGARADVSDQTESSLGRLADYDLPKAVGFGISSGEQAQRVVAAGADGIIVGSALVDIVAEGVEENHSTERVADRLRDLARELKEGAMTGAAEGAQARPRPEGK; encoded by the coding sequence ATGACCGACGAGATAGACGACGCCTTCTCGGACGAGGGCGCCGCGTTCGTCCCCTACCTCGCGGCGGGTGACCCGGACTACGAGGCCTCGCTGGCGTACTGCGAGGCGCTGATCGAGGGTGGGGCGGACGTGCTGGAACTCGGCCTGCCGTTCTCCGAACCCATCGCCGAGGGGCCGACGATACAGGGTGCGGTCGTCCGCGCGCTCGAGGCCGGGATGACCCCGACGCGTTACTTCGAGTTCGTCGAGGAACTGGACGCTCCCGTCCCCGTCGTCTGCATGACCTACTACAACCTCCTCTACCAGTTCGGTCGGGCCGAGACGGGCGAACCGGGACCGCGCGCGTTCGTGGAGCGGGCGGCCGAGGCCGGTGTCGACGGGTTCGTCGTCCCGGACCTCCCCGCGGAGGAGGCCGGTGACCTCCGGGCGGCCTGCGACGAGTTCGGTCTCGACCTCGTCTCCATCGTCGCGCCGACGACCGGCGAGGACCGACTCCAGCGGCTGGTCGACCTCTCCTCTGGCTACCTCTACGTCCAGGCGCGACTGGGCGTGACCGGCGCGCGGGCCGACGTCTCGGACCAGACCGAGTCCTCGCTCGGCCGCCTCGCCGACTACGACCTCCCGAAGGCCGTCGGTTTCGGCATCTCGTCGGGCGAACAGGCCCAGCGCGTGGTCGCAGCGGGCGCCGACGGCATCATCGTCGGCTCGGCGCTCGTCGACATCGTCGCCGAGGGCGTCGAGGAGAATCACTCGACCGAACGGGTCGCGGACCGCCTGCGCGACCTCGCGCGAGAACTCAAGGAAGGCGCGATGACGGGCGCCGCCGAGGGCGCGCAAGCCCGGCCGCGACCGGAAGGAAAATGA